Proteins encoded in a region of the Zea mays cultivar B73 chromosome 4, Zm-B73-REFERENCE-NAM-5.0, whole genome shotgun sequence genome:
- the LOC100217268 gene encoding Heterogeneous nuclear ribonucleoprotein 1, translating into MGKAEARSRGRGGGGGGGGASGNPGKIFVGGLPRDTTDATFVRHFGQYGEIVDSVIMKDRHTSQPRGFGFITYSDPAVVDKVIEDNHVINGKQVEIKRTIPKGSVQSSSKDFKTKKIFVGGLPSTLTEDEFKSFFARYGTVVDHQIMFDHETKRSRGFGFIVFASEQVVDDLLANGNMVDLAGSKVEIKKAEPKKSSNAPPPPVHVRNARSAYDSGSRDHPSADNYGGMASAYGNYRGGGFGPYRSDTGFGARLSSYGGVGDFGGAYGRYYAGLGGGYGAASSFGYPGRFGLYGGGFGGSYAGADLSGYRRGGGDESFGAPGGNPGFGGDAEESFGGPSSSGFSGTAYGGAYDPTLGGYGSASTPDMNRGSFTGGYGRYHPYG; encoded by the exons ATGGGGAAGGCGGAGGCGAGGTCAagggggcgcggcggcggcggcggcggcggaggcgccAGCGGCAATCCGGG GAAGATCTTCGTCGGAGGGCTCCCGCGGGACACCACGGATG CTACATTTGTGAGGCATTTTGGACAGTATGGAGAAATAGTTGATTCGGTGATAATGAAGGATAGGCACACATCTCAGCCACGGGGTTTTGGCTTCATTACATACTCTGACCCTGCTGTTGTTGATAAAGTGATAGAGGACAATCATGTTATCAATGGAAAGCAA GTTGAAATTAAGAGAACCATACCAAAAGGTTCGGTGCAATCTAGCTCTAAGGATTTCAAGACTAAAAAGATATTTGTTGGTGGGCTTCCGTCAACACTAACAGAAG ACGAATTCAAGAGTTTCTTTGCAAGATATGGGACTGTGGTGGACCACCAGATTATGTTTGATCATGAAACCAAACGTTCCCGAGGCTTTGGATTTATAGTTTTTGCTTCTGAGCAAGTTGTAGATGATTTGTTAGCAAATGGAAATATGGTTGACCTTGCTGGTTCAAAG GTGGAGATCAAGAAAGCAGAACCAAAGAAATCCTCCAATGCACCGCCACCACCAGTGCATGTTAGAAATGCTAGGTCAGCATATGATAGCGGCTCTAGAGACCACCCTTCAGCTGACAACTATGGTGGAATGGCCAGTGCTTATGGAAACTACAGGGGTGGTGGATTTGGTCCTTATAGGAGCGATACAGGATTTGGTGCTAGGCTCAGCAGCTATGGTGGGGTAGGTGATTTTGGTGGTGCATATGGTCGTTACTATGCAGGATTAGGAGGGGGATATGGAGCCGCGTCTTCGTTTGGTTATCCTGGTCGCTTTGGGTTATATGGAGGAGGTTTTGGTGGATCTTATGCTGGTGCTGACTTAAGTGGCTATAGACGCGGTGGAGGTGATGAGAGCTTCGGTGCCCCTGGTGGTAATCCTGGGTTTGGTGGTGATGCTGAAGAGAGCTTTGGTGGCCCTAGTAGTTCTGGCTTTAGTGGCACCGCCTATGGTGGGGCATATGATCCTACGCTAGGTGGTTATGGATCTGCTAGCACACCTGACATGAATAGGGGAAGCTTCACTGGAGGATATGGACGATATCACCCATATGGATAA